The DNA region GCTACGGCTATACACCTGCCGAAAAAACGGTCGTGGAAATCTTTGATCGCCCGGCCGACTTTGCGGTACGGACGTTCGGGATTCCCGATGTCGCCGGATTTCTGGGAGTGTGTTTTGGAAAGGTGATTACCGCAAACAGCCCGACGTCGCAGCGCGGAAGTCCGACAAACTGGGAATCCGTGTTGTGGCACGAATTCTGTCATGTCATCACGCTGCAAATGACGGGCAACCGAATTCCCCGATGGCTCAGCGAAGGCATTTCCGTCTACGAAGAACGGCGGAAGGATGGCCGCTGGGGACAGTCCATGTCTCACGAATTTCGGGACCGAATCCTGGAAGGTAACATCACGCCGGTCAGCGAACTCAGCAGTGCCTTTCTGAACGCGGAATCGGGCGAGGATCTCAACTTCGCCTACTACGAATCGTCAATGGTCGTCGAATTTCTGGTTCAGCAGTTTGGAACAGAAACCCTGACGGGCATCCTTTCCGATCTCAGCAACGGAATGCTGATCAACGACTCCCTGGAACGCCGCGCCGATGGTCTGGCGGAACTGGATGCCGCATTTGACGATTACCTGACGGAACTCGCCCGATCATTCGCGCCGGACGTGGAATTCGATTTCGAAGTCACGGAACTGACAGCCGATGAACTGAAACTCGCGGCCTCTACAAATCCGCGGAACTATTTCCTGGGAATGTCCCTCGCCGCTCAGCAACTGCGAGAAAAGGAGTATTCCGACGCGGAGCAGAATCTGCAGCGGCTGATCGAGCTGTTCCCGGAAGACGCCGGCTCCGGCAGCGCGCGACGTCTGCTGGCGGAACTGTATCGTCGCACGGACCGTGTTCAGGAACAGGCGAGCCTGCTGAAACAGCACCTGGAAGTTTCGGGAGACGATCTGGACGCCGCCATGCAGTTGCTGGCGATTCAGACGAAGCAGGAAGACTGGCCCGCAGCCGTCGCAACCGGACGACTGCTGATGTCCATCGACCCGATGCAGCCGGTCGCCCTTCGGCTGATCGCGACGGCAGCCTCCGCGTCGGACGATCGCGACATGGCTCTCCGCTGCCTGCAGGGACTTCTGAGCCTGGAACCCGCTGACGCTCCGAAAACTCACTTCCAGATGGCGGGCCTGCTGCGCCAAAATGAACCACAGCTCGCCCGACGACATATCCTGCTGGCACTTGAGCAGGCTCCGCGCTACCGGGAGGCACACCGAATGCTTCTGGAACTGACCGACCGAGAAATGGAGTTCCCCGGAAATAGTAAGCGCTGATTCCGACCCAACGAAATCCAGGACCAACCTCCCAAACGGACTCCCGACATGATTCCTTTCGATCGGCAAGACGAATTCATCACACGGCTGCAGCGCCGGACATTCCTGAACGCCTCCGGCCTGGGACTCGGAGCAGGAATCCTGGCAGCGCTGTTCGGACAGACGACCCGCAGCGCTGAACCGGAACAGTCAGGTCGGTGGAACGGAGTCATCCAGCCGCTGCACTTCCCCGCGAAGGCCCGACGGATCATCCATCTGTGCATGGCCGGAGGTCCGTCGCACCTGGAAACACTCGATTACAAACCCAAACTCGCCGAAATGGACGGCCAGCCCATTCCCGAATCGTTCACCAAAGGCAAGCCGATCGCTCAACTGCAGGACGCCAAAGAGCTGAAGTGCCTGGGACCGCAGCATCCCTTCGAAAAGTACGGCGACTCCGGCCAGATGATCTGCTCGAAGTTTCCAAACATTGGCAGCGTCGCCGATGAAATCTGCATCATCAATTCGCTGCGGACCGAAGCGATCAATCACGACCCCGCTCACACATACATGAACACCGGCAGCACCGTTCCCGGTCGCCCGTCGATGGGAGCGTGGATCAACTACGGGCTCGGCACCGAATCAGATGACCTGCCGGGATACGTGGTGCTGACGTCGCTGGGGAAGTTCGGTCAGGCTCAGCCCATCGCCGCTCGCCAGTGGCACAGCGGATTTCTGCCCAGCCGTTTTCAGGGAGTCGAATTCCATTCCGCCGGAGACCCCGTGCTGTACGTCCGCAATCCGCCCGGCTTCAGTCAGGACCAGCAGCAGCAGACCATCAGCGCCGTCACGCGACTGAACCAACTGCAGTCACAGATCACTCACGATCCCGAAATCGCGACTCGCATTCAGGCTTACGAGACGGCATTCCGGATGCAATCCAGTGTTCCGGAACTGATGGACATGTCCGGTGAACCGCAACACGTGCTGGACATGTACGGAACAAACGGTGCCGATGGTTCGTTCGCGTCCAATTGCCTGCTGGCTCGCCGACTGGCCGAGCGAGGCGTGCGATTTGTGCAACTGTATCACCGGGCCTGGGATCACCACGGCGGCGTGAAGAAAGCGATCGAAGGAACCGCCGGCGAAGTCGACCAGGGTG from Planctomycetaceae bacterium includes:
- a CDS encoding peptidase MA family metallohydrolase, producing the protein MIRSPRLLLLTMTALAFNTDATPAATIAECQELLRIGEYQQCLDFATDAIQRRSYGEEWPLLKIQAEKAVGQYEQALQTSVDGLSRYSWSVRLRMEAHDCYQRSGEQELSRQTLAEIDRMVSAAPWRYTDADDLVALGNAAIALGADPKDVLEGFFDRARRNYATRPDGSLASGRLALQKGDFALAAEILTPAAQDFADNPDVLFALSEAVRSADAERSAELLQAVLEINPNHADALLRICDQRIDAEDYDAAEELLQRVLSFNPWHPIAHAQQAVIHHLLNRPIDEARSRSLALAFSPKSPEVDHQIGERLSRKYRFAEGAAYQQQALQRDPNHLPSRIQLSQDLLRLGQEDAGWTLAEAAHEQDGYSTTVFNLLQLKDSLHRFATLENDRFVVRMNADEAAVYGDRVLQLLNEVHAEMTARYGYTPAEKTVVEIFDRPADFAVRTFGIPDVAGFLGVCFGKVITANSPTSQRGSPTNWESVLWHEFCHVITLQMTGNRIPRWLSEGISVYEERRKDGRWGQSMSHEFRDRILEGNITPVSELSSAFLNAESGEDLNFAYYESSMVVEFLVQQFGTETLTGILSDLSNGMLINDSLERRADGLAELDAAFDDYLTELARSFAPDVEFDFEVTELTADELKLAASTNPRNYFLGMSLAAQQLREKEYSDAEQNLQRLIELFPEDAGSGSARRLLAELYRRTDRVQEQASLLKQHLEVSGDDLDAAMQLLAIQTKQEDWPAAVATGRLLMSIDPMQPVALRLIATAASASDDRDMALRCLQGLLSLEPADAPKTHFQMAGLLRQNEPQLARRHILLALEQAPRYREAHRMLLELTDREMEFPGNSKR
- a CDS encoding DUF1501 domain-containing protein, which produces MIPFDRQDEFITRLQRRTFLNASGLGLGAGILAALFGQTTRSAEPEQSGRWNGVIQPLHFPAKARRIIHLCMAGGPSHLETLDYKPKLAEMDGQPIPESFTKGKPIAQLQDAKELKCLGPQHPFEKYGDSGQMICSKFPNIGSVADEICIINSLRTEAINHDPAHTYMNTGSTVPGRPSMGAWINYGLGTESDDLPGYVVLTSLGKFGQAQPIAARQWHSGFLPSRFQGVEFHSAGDPVLYVRNPPGFSQDQQQQTISAVTRLNQLQSQITHDPEIATRIQAYETAFRMQSSVPELMDMSGEPQHVLDMYGTNGADGSFASNCLLARRLAERGVRFVQLYHRAWDHHGGVKKAIEGTAGEVDQGAAALIKDLKQRDMLKDTLVIWGGEFGRTPMAQGSGRDHHIRGFSMWMAGGGIRGGMTHGATDELGYEAVEDVFHVNDFHATLLHLLGIDHEKLTFRFQGRNFRLTDVAGNVVQKILA